The following are from one region of the Endozoicomonas sp. 4G genome:
- a CDS encoding cupin domain-containing protein, whose translation MPVTKFSEIEFKKKREKVSFKSITGENSQLVVFRYEKGEKTDHSHPMEQIGYVLSGEAEFFIEDETFTLKAGDAYHIPSGKRHGFNIISDTGLELIESYSPVKAENIY comes from the coding sequence ATGCCTGTAACTAAATTCTCTGAAATTGAGTTTAAGAAAAAGCGCGAAAAGGTTTCATTCAAATCTATAACAGGTGAAAACTCACAACTTGTTGTTTTTAGATATGAAAAAGGAGAGAAAACAGATCATTCACACCCAATGGAGCAGATAGGATATGTGTTATCAGGTGAAGCAGAATTTTTCATTGAGGATGAAACGTTCACACTTAAGGCGGGTGATGCTTATCATATTCCTAGCGGTAAGAGGCATGGCTTCAACATAATTTCAGATACAGGTTTAGAACTCATTGAGTCATACTCTCCAGTGAAAGCAGAAAACATATATTAA
- a CDS encoding 5-oxoprolinase subunit PxpA — MKINCDMGESFGIWKLGCDEDIMPYLNMANIACGMHASDPSVMMKTVRLARQHQVSIGAHPGYADLQGFGRRHVAMAAEDLKALFIYQIGALQAICDSENTTLDYVKPHGALYNRMMKDDEVFMTLLQGLKSLKRPLPLVVMAVPDYQRYQTIADSMGIELWFEAFADRIYGDDGRLVPRTMAGSSLTTLDEIEQQTDQIMTQGTVTTIEGKVIPIKVDTLCIHGDAPAALPTAKMLHQKAASL; from the coding sequence GTGAAAATAAACTGCGACATGGGAGAAAGCTTTGGCATCTGGAAGCTGGGTTGTGATGAGGACATCATGCCCTATCTCAACATGGCCAATATTGCCTGCGGCATGCACGCCTCTGACCCTTCTGTGATGATGAAAACCGTCAGGTTGGCCCGTCAGCATCAGGTAAGTATAGGGGCTCATCCGGGTTATGCTGATCTTCAGGGGTTTGGCCGTCGTCATGTTGCCATGGCTGCGGAAGACCTAAAGGCACTGTTCATCTATCAGATAGGTGCACTTCAAGCTATTTGTGACAGTGAAAATACGACACTGGACTATGTCAAGCCACATGGCGCACTCTACAACCGCATGATGAAAGACGATGAAGTGTTTATGACTTTGTTGCAGGGGCTCAAGAGTTTAAAAAGACCCTTGCCTTTGGTCGTCATGGCCGTACCTGATTACCAAAGATATCAGACTATTGCAGACAGTATGGGCATTGAACTCTGGTTTGAGGCTTTTGCTGATCGCATTTATGGTGATGACGGACGTCTGGTACCACGCACCATGGCCGGTTCATCTCTGACAACGCTGGATGAGATTGAGCAACAAACAGACCAGATAATGACCCAGGGAACGGTGACTACCATCGAAGGCAAGGTTATTCCCATTAAAGTAGACACTTTGTGCATTCATGGTGATGCTCCTGCCGCACTGCCAACTGCGAAAATGTTGCATCAAAAAGCCGCCAGCTTATGA
- a CDS encoding biotin-dependent carboxyltransferase family protein — protein sequence MTLRVLKPGILSLIQDRGRQGFQDIGVSPGGPMDEHAFLWGNRLLDNAPECAQIEITIGQFSCEFLADTVIALTGADMSAQLNSRPIRNWESINVCGADTLSLAGARSGFRTYLAVSGGFTVPHVLKSCATVMRDQLGGLDGQGSQLSEGDRIPYSPSEKRITRRVPEIFIPVYEQDVTLEVIPGYQYERFDPQERCRFFSNTYTLSAQMDRMGYRLEGEAIHCQNTQLISEGIALGAIQIPADGQPIILMRDRQTIGGYPKIGCITARSLRVLAQCQPGTRIQFVEKELYEAEGEYLVQEYFFKNNVSF from the coding sequence ATGACACTCAGAGTTTTAAAACCGGGTATTCTGAGTTTGATCCAGGATCGTGGCCGACAAGGTTTTCAGGATATCGGGGTCAGTCCGGGTGGCCCAATGGATGAACATGCTTTTCTATGGGGTAACCGGCTGCTGGATAATGCACCTGAATGCGCCCAGATTGAAATCACTATTGGGCAGTTTTCCTGTGAGTTTCTGGCAGATACCGTGATAGCTCTGACAGGTGCTGATATGTCTGCACAGCTCAATAGCAGGCCGATTCGTAACTGGGAGAGCATCAATGTTTGTGGTGCTGACACCCTGTCTCTTGCTGGGGCGAGATCCGGCTTTCGAACCTATCTGGCTGTCAGTGGCGGTTTTACCGTACCACACGTTCTGAAAAGCTGTGCAACCGTCATGCGTGATCAGCTGGGGGGATTGGATGGTCAGGGGAGCCAATTAAGTGAAGGTGACAGAATTCCTTATTCACCCAGCGAAAAGCGAATTACACGGCGGGTGCCGGAAATATTTATTCCGGTCTATGAACAGGACGTCACGCTTGAAGTGATTCCGGGCTATCAGTATGAACGTTTTGATCCACAAGAGCGCTGTCGTTTTTTTAGTAACACATACACTCTTAGCGCACAGATGGATCGCATGGGCTACCGTCTCGAAGGCGAAGCGATTCATTGCCAGAATACCCAACTGATCTCAGAAGGTATTGCACTCGGGGCTATTCAAATTCCGGCAGACGGTCAACCCATTATCCTGATGCGAGATCGGCAAACTATTGGTGGCTACCCGAAGATAGGCTGTATAACGGCCAGAAGTTTGAGGGTGCTAGCCCAGTGTCAGCCCGGGACCAGGATTCAGTTTGTTGAGAAAGAGCTTTATGAGGCTGAAGGTGAGTATTTGGTTCAGGAATATTTTTTTAAGAATAATGTGTCATTCTAA
- a CDS encoding rhodanese-like domain-containing protein, whose translation MKRWVKYCLLILLLPVLTACDSVWNDRLALKSVDQPAMEALVQEQGWVLVDVRDSNWYSGWPSGNDPEGGHIPGARNFDLAWMEADPEQARTLLFSKGISPDKSIVVYGRDKQDAQVLAQWLVDEQGFSEDRVRVFEEGFSVWLARGGKPAKLPVYERLESILRRLGITKDIFSVVYDDRAAAERVLCVVYDEERVKWSKSA comes from the coding sequence ATGAAGCGTTGGGTAAAATATTGTCTGTTGATCCTGTTGTTGCCGGTCCTTACCGCCTGCGACAGCGTTTGGAATGACAGGCTGGCATTAAAATCGGTCGATCAACCTGCGATGGAAGCATTGGTGCAGGAGCAGGGTTGGGTGCTGGTGGATGTTCGAGACAGCAACTGGTACAGCGGCTGGCCTTCAGGTAATGACCCGGAAGGGGGCCATATTCCCGGTGCCCGTAATTTTGACCTGGCCTGGATGGAAGCCGACCCTGAACAGGCCCGGACGCTTTTGTTCAGTAAGGGGATATCGCCTGATAAATCCATTGTCGTCTATGGTCGTGATAAGCAGGATGCCCAGGTATTAGCCCAGTGGCTGGTGGATGAACAGGGTTTTAGTGAAGATCGGGTTCGTGTTTTTGAAGAAGGTTTTTCTGTCTGGCTGGCCCGGGGTGGCAAGCCTGCCAAACTGCCGGTTTACGAGAGGCTGGAGTCGATTCTGCGAAGGCTGGGTATCACTAAGGATATTTTTTCTGTTGTTTATGATGACAGGGCAGCAGCTGAACGAGTTCTGTGTGTTGTATACGACGAAGAAAGGGTAAAGTGGAGCAAGAGTGCTTAG
- a CDS encoding site-specific integrase: protein MLPTILRYDFDRQFPKEAREKRDVARKQLSDNIDPGVYKAQQKIAATSAAENDFETIAMEWYNVQLSDKSESHKSRSLRMLRKELFPHIGRRPISDISPPELLMLLRRIENRGVVDTAHRAKQTAGQVFKYAIATGRTNRNPANDLTGALRPKNKTHYAAITTPKDVGKLMVAMDAFSGTYIVRSALKLSALFFLRPGELRHLEWDEVNWDEKRIEIKAEKMKTRQPHIVPVSSQAEKTLLQLHSLTGRGHYIFPSQRGNSRPLSENSVRVALRTMGYDNNTMTPHGFRAMARTLLDEELSYRIEWIEQQLAHEVKDVNGRAYNRTKHLKQRVEMMQKWADYLDMLKVKEQGCVLSSMD from the coding sequence TTGCTGCCTACCATACTCCGGTATGATTTTGATCGCCAGTTCCCTAAGGAAGCGAGAGAAAAAAGAGACGTGGCTCGCAAGCAACTCAGTGACAACATTGATCCCGGTGTTTACAAGGCTCAACAAAAAATCGCTGCAACCAGCGCTGCCGAAAATGATTTCGAAACGATCGCTATGGAATGGTACAACGTCCAGCTGTCAGACAAGAGCGAAAGTCATAAAAGCCGCTCACTGCGTATGCTCAGAAAAGAGCTTTTTCCTCATATCGGTCGCCGTCCGATCAGCGATATTTCACCCCCTGAACTGCTGATGCTGTTACGACGAATTGAAAATCGTGGCGTGGTCGATACCGCACACAGAGCCAAACAAACTGCCGGACAGGTGTTCAAATACGCTATTGCAACAGGTCGCACTAACCGAAATCCAGCCAATGACCTGACCGGCGCTTTACGCCCGAAAAACAAAACCCATTATGCAGCCATAACAACACCTAAAGATGTGGGAAAGCTAATGGTTGCCATGGATGCCTTTTCCGGTACGTATATTGTCCGCTCAGCACTCAAACTATCTGCCCTGTTCTTCTTACGCCCCGGAGAGCTGCGCCACCTGGAGTGGGATGAAGTGAATTGGGATGAAAAGCGTATAGAGATCAAAGCGGAAAAAATGAAAACAAGGCAGCCTCATATCGTGCCCGTCAGCAGCCAGGCTGAAAAAACACTGCTCCAACTACACTCCCTCACTGGACGGGGACACTATATTTTTCCTTCCCAACGAGGCAACAGTCGCCCTTTGTCCGAAAATTCAGTCCGTGTTGCACTCAGAACCATGGGGTACGATAACAACACTATGACTCCCCACGGTTTCAGAGCGATGGCGAGAACACTTCTTGATGAAGAGTTAAGTTATCGCATTGAATGGATAGAGCAACAGCTGGCTCATGAAGTAAAAGACGTGAATGGTCGTGCATATAACCGTACCAAACATCTGAAGCAAAGAGTTGAGATGATGCAGAAATGGGCTGATTATCTTGACATGCTTAAGGTGAAAGAGCAGGGTTGTGTGTTATCAAGTATGGACTAG
- the pxpB gene encoding 5-oxoprolinase subunit PxpB — protein MNICRVNENSVIVYFSDTISPDTADAIARVIPVIRQELGSCLVDMIPSYTSILISFDPVVIGLKAFVEELKQALVVAEHSGPNLTTADVIKLPVYYGPEVSLDAEEVSAHTGLSFDQIVDIHSSTLYRVYAIGFVPGFAYLGNTDQRIAIPRKKTPRLKVPQGSLAIAEQQTAIYPRPSPGGWQIIGRTPVGLIDYQSENLTVFKMGTKVKFTPVSKEKYLELGGVFSVQDHPGMEAV, from the coding sequence ATGAACATATGCCGGGTTAATGAAAACAGCGTGATTGTCTATTTCTCGGATACCATCAGCCCTGATACAGCAGACGCTATTGCCCGTGTCATACCGGTCATTCGGCAAGAACTGGGATCCTGCCTTGTTGATATGATTCCTTCCTATACATCCATTTTGATCAGCTTTGATCCAGTCGTTATCGGCCTAAAGGCTTTTGTCGAAGAATTAAAGCAGGCACTGGTTGTTGCAGAGCACTCCGGCCCAAACCTTACGACAGCCGACGTGATTAAGTTACCCGTTTACTATGGCCCGGAAGTGTCACTGGATGCTGAAGAAGTGTCTGCCCACACCGGTCTCAGCTTTGACCAGATTGTTGATATTCATTCATCAACCCTTTACCGCGTTTATGCGATCGGGTTTGTCCCGGGCTTTGCTTACCTTGGGAATACCGATCAGCGCATTGCCATTCCCCGCAAGAAAACCCCACGACTAAAGGTTCCCCAAGGTAGCCTTGCCATAGCGGAACAGCAAACGGCTATTTATCCCAGGCCATCACCGGGAGGCTGGCAAATCATTGGCCGTACACCCGTTGGCCTGATCGATTACCAGAGCGAGAATCTGACAGTCTTTAAAATGGGGACGAAGGTTAAATTTACGCCCGTTAGCAAGGAAAAGTATCTGGAGCTGGGTGGTGTTTTCTCTGTTCAGGATCACCCTGGCATGGAGGCAGTATGA
- a CDS encoding ASCH domain-containing protein — protein sequence MNKIQEEYLNQYLETLNLEQRELHQNVMASYFCADEENANICSDLILAGVKTATCSMKYWYESEGEPMPKPGDLQVVTDWSGNPTSIIEKTEVSECKFSEVTAEFAAAEGEGDKSLEWWRQAHWDFFGKEFKELGMEPTEDMVLVLERFRVVYS from the coding sequence ATGAATAAAATACAAGAAGAATATCTGAATCAATACCTTGAAACTTTGAACCTTGAGCAAAGAGAGCTTCACCAAAACGTAATGGCAAGTTACTTCTGCGCGGATGAGGAAAATGCCAATATTTGCTCTGACCTGATTTTAGCAGGGGTGAAAACGGCTACCTGCAGCATGAAGTATTGGTATGAGTCAGAGGGGGAGCCAATGCCCAAGCCTGGCGATCTCCAGGTGGTGACTGATTGGAGCGGGAATCCGACTTCAATTATTGAAAAAACGGAAGTTTCTGAATGTAAATTCTCGGAGGTTACAGCTGAGTTTGCCGCGGCAGAAGGTGAGGGTGATAAATCTCTGGAATGGTGGCGTCAGGCTCACTGGGATTTCTTTGGTAAAGAATTTAAAGAGCTAGGGATGGAGCCGACCGAGGACATGGTTTTGGTTCTTGAGAGGTTTAGGGTGGTTTATTCGTGA
- a CDS encoding type II toxin-antitoxin system prevent-host-death family antitoxin has product MCYQVWTSLENRQPMVITRNGEASAVILDADSYQQQQELLALLKILATGQQQIEQGDTEPDGAFFNRLKQQMSLASFN; this is encoded by the coding sequence GTGTGTTATCAAGTATGGACTAGCCTGGAAAACCGCCAGCCCATGGTGATTACCCGGAACGGCGAGGCCAGTGCCGTGATTCTTGATGCCGACAGCTACCAGCAACAGCAGGAGTTATTGGCTCTGCTGAAAATTCTGGCGACTGGTCAGCAACAGATCGAACAAGGTGATACCGAACCTGATGGAGCGTTTTTCAATCGGCTTAAACAGCAGATGAGCCTGGCGAGCTTTAATTGA
- a CDS encoding ISAzo13 family transposase yields the protein MSLIAMSTSVAIPQEAKDVIKFAAKQLTGMKKRIFMAEVSKKLCYESPRLTESEFGWSRKSVELGINELRTGFECFGHYEVCGKRRSEINLPQLEQDIRSLVEPESQADPQMKNTLAYTRITAKAVHRKLIEEKGWAEDQVPKVRTINDILNRLGYKLRRVQKPNPKKVPETDAIFENVHRINEEAKNNKKALRVSIDCKATVNLGDFSRGGKSRGKAPVKALDHDMATKSKLIPFGILNLENDQLHIFYGNSNKTSDFVCDAFEWWWDLVKEENPEVEEIVIFADNGPENNSHRTQYLSRLVRFSQSKGLKIHGVYYPPYHSKYNPIERRWSSLENHWSGTLLNTVSTVLKWTETMTWKAMSPVVNLLDKFYPKGVRLGKSEMTDINPYIIRNPKLPKWDMTVVPESVVS from the coding sequence ATGTCATTGATTGCTATGTCTACCTCTGTTGCTATTCCTCAAGAAGCCAAAGACGTCATTAAGTTTGCAGCCAAACAACTCACTGGCATGAAAAAAAGAATCTTCATGGCTGAGGTGTCGAAAAAGCTCTGCTACGAGAGTCCCCGCTTAACGGAGTCAGAGTTTGGTTGGAGCAGAAAGTCCGTAGAACTCGGTATCAATGAGCTACGGACAGGGTTCGAGTGCTTTGGCCATTATGAAGTATGTGGCAAGCGCCGTTCAGAAATTAACCTACCACAATTAGAACAAGACATCCGTAGTCTGGTTGAACCGGAAAGCCAGGCAGACCCACAGATGAAGAACACATTAGCCTATACTCGCATTACAGCTAAAGCGGTTCATCGAAAGCTCATTGAAGAAAAAGGCTGGGCGGAAGATCAGGTTCCCAAAGTGCGAACCATTAATGATATTCTCAATCGCCTGGGCTATAAACTGCGTCGGGTACAAAAACCAAACCCCAAAAAAGTCCCGGAAACCGATGCCATTTTTGAAAACGTCCACCGAATAAACGAAGAAGCTAAAAACAACAAAAAAGCGTTGCGAGTCAGCATAGACTGCAAAGCAACAGTTAATCTTGGCGACTTTTCCAGAGGGGGTAAATCTCGTGGGAAGGCTCCTGTTAAAGCACTTGATCATGACATGGCTACGAAGAGTAAACTGATTCCTTTTGGCATTCTCAATCTTGAAAACGACCAACTCCATATTTTCTACGGCAATTCGAACAAAACCAGTGATTTTGTCTGCGATGCGTTCGAGTGGTGGTGGGATCTGGTGAAAGAAGAAAATCCGGAGGTAGAGGAGATTGTTATTTTTGCCGATAATGGTCCGGAAAATAATAGTCACCGCACTCAGTACCTCTCAAGGCTGGTGCGTTTCAGTCAAAGCAAAGGCCTGAAAATTCATGGGGTGTACTATCCTCCCTATCACAGCAAATACAACCCCATCGAACGTAGGTGGTCTTCGCTGGAAAATCATTGGAGTGGGACGTTATTGAATACAGTGAGCACTGTATTGAAATGGACGGAAACTATGACATGGAAAGCGATGAGTCCTGTGGTTAATCTGCTGGACAAGTTTTATCCCAAGGGAGTGAGACTTGGAAAATCAGAAATGACTGATATAAATCCATACATTATCAGGAATCCGAAACTACCAAAGTGGGATATGACTGTCGTTCCTGAATCGGTAGTTTCTTAA
- a CDS encoding transposase, which translates to MPFAPEAIVQQDGDNKNDCEQNAIKRYLAHVKREHPHLKLVILLDGLFADNPTIELIKSYGWHFIIVAKDGNHKSLIEAMDALCDQEQLSYHKIIDEEQGTRHWFRFANDVPLNASKLTQNVNVLDYVETDSEGKRHTWCWVTDIELTKDTVEAVMRGGRCRWHIENQTFNTLKNQGYSLEHNYGHGKQHLATNLAYLTFLAFMVDQIQEMASPEFKKALKERARGVRTYLWKVITRVFLSWMLEGWDELFDALIYGIKPGRVQINTS; encoded by the coding sequence ATGCCCTTTGCCCCAGAGGCGATTGTTCAACAGGACGGCGACAACAAGAATGACTGCGAACAGAATGCCATCAAGCGCTACCTGGCGCACGTCAAGAGAGAGCACCCTCATTTAAAACTGGTCATACTCCTGGATGGGCTTTTTGCTGACAATCCTACTATTGAGTTGATCAAGAGCTATGGCTGGCACTTCATCATTGTGGCTAAAGATGGCAACCACAAATCCCTTATCGAGGCGATGGATGCGCTGTGTGACCAGGAACAGCTCAGTTATCATAAAATCATTGATGAAGAGCAAGGAACCAGGCACTGGTTTCGTTTCGCTAATGATGTACCGCTGAATGCCTCCAAGTTGACCCAAAATGTCAATGTCCTTGATTACGTGGAGACAGACAGTGAAGGCAAACGCCACACCTGGTGCTGGGTCACAGATATTGAGTTAACCAAAGATACCGTTGAAGCTGTCATGAGAGGAGGTCGTTGCCGCTGGCACATCGAGAACCAAACGTTTAACACCCTGAAAAACCAAGGCTACAGCCTTGAACACAACTATGGTCACGGGAAGCAGCACCTGGCAACCAACCTGGCTTACCTGACGTTCCTGGCCTTCATGGTTGATCAAATCCAGGAAATGGCCAGCCCGGAATTCAAAAAGGCGCTGAAGGAGCGAGCGAGGGGCGTCCGAACGTACCTATGGAAGGTGATTACACGGGTATTCCTGTCCTGGATGCTCGAAGGTTGGGATGAATTGTTCGATGCGCTCATATATGGCATAAAGCCTGGTAGGGTTCAAATTAACACTTCATAG
- a CDS encoding HigA family addiction module antitoxin, with amino-acid sequence MAIQQFDPPHPGALIYRTYIEPFTSMTANRIADQLGVARSTFNRLLNEKSGVSPGMAIRLSEALGGSAESWVTLQENFDLWKARQVRFRKCPFEEKT; translated from the coding sequence ATGGCCATACAACAATTTGACCCACCTCACCCAGGGGCATTGATCTACCGCACCTATATTGAGCCATTCACCTCAATGACCGCTAACAGAATTGCCGACCAACTGGGCGTGGCCAGAAGTACTTTCAATCGTCTGCTGAATGAAAAATCAGGTGTTTCTCCGGGAATGGCCATTCGACTGTCCGAGGCACTGGGTGGTTCTGCTGAAAGCTGGGTGACACTTCAGGAAAACTTTGACTTGTGGAAAGCCAGACAAGTCCGATTTCGTAAGTGTCCATTTGAGGAAAAAACGTGA
- a CDS encoding Arm DNA-binding domain-containing protein, with translation MITNALQVKNAKPKEKDYKITDAKGMHLLVKKNGRKYWHMSYRFAGKYKTLALGVYPDVSLKGSGG, from the coding sequence ATGATTACCAACGCCTTGCAAGTTAAGAACGCCAAGCCAAAAGAAAAAGATTATAAAATCACCGACGCGAAAGGGATGCACTTACTCGTCAAAAAAAACGGACGAAAGTACTGGCACATGAGCTATCGATTTGCTGGTAAATACAAAACTCTCGCCCTTGGCGTTTACCCGGATGTCAGCCTTAAGGGAAGTGGCGGTTAA
- a CDS encoding GNAT family N-acetyltransferase: MKIEFATKSNIEQILPIFRELEEYYFGDEAASIDDIQDYFQNRVFSELSGVKVLLATDSQGQAIGFATISVLYPAPKLSGQIYMKDLFTSALSRGQGVGKQLMKFIANYALEHGCNRLDWTAESSNPVASEFYLAIGAEQILEKQYFRFEGLALSDFASAI, encoded by the coding sequence ATGAAAATTGAATTTGCTACAAAATCAAATATTGAACAGATATTGCCTATATTCAGAGAGCTTGAAGAGTATTATTTTGGGGATGAAGCTGCTTCAATTGATGATATTCAAGACTATTTTCAGAATAGAGTTTTCTCTGAATTATCAGGAGTAAAAGTACTCCTCGCTACAGATTCGCAAGGGCAAGCAATTGGATTTGCAACAATTTCAGTTTTGTATCCAGCTCCTAAACTTTCTGGGCAAATATACATGAAAGATTTGTTCACATCAGCATTATCAAGAGGCCAGGGGGTTGGTAAACAGCTCATGAAATTCATAGCAAATTATGCTCTTGAACATGGCTGCAACCGTCTGGACTGGACAGCAGAAAGCTCCAACCCAGTAGCAAGTGAGTTTTATTTGGCTATTGGGGCAGAGCAAATTTTAGAAAAGCAGTATTTCAGGTTTGAGGGTCTGGCTCTCAGCGATTTTGCATCTGCCATATAA
- the cysS gene encoding cysteine--tRNA ligase, with protein MQIYNSLTRTKEAFKPLDENHVRMYVCGMTVYDLCHIGHARTVTAFDVVSRYLRAKGYHLTYIRNITDIDDKIIRRSIENGETIDVLTDRMIAAMREDFQRLGNLEPDQEPRATEHVEGMIEMISDLVEKGFAYAPGNGDVYFRVRKFEGYGKLSGKILEELEAGARIEVDEQKEDPMDFVLWKGAKAGEPSWNSPWGHGRPGWHIECSVMGKCCLGETFDIHGGGSDLKFPHHENEIAQSEAANGQTFVNTWMHSGAIRIDNVKMSKSLGNFFTIREVLDKYPDEVVRYFLISSHYRSPINYSEDSLKEAAVRLERLYTALKGLDITGVSAAEGTRFEEKFMTSMDDDFNTPEALASLFELVRELNTVRAEDEKKALPLAALLIKLGGILGILQGDAESFLKSGAEVDEAWIEAMIQKRKDAKKARDFAEADRIREELASQGIILQDSREGTTWRIER; from the coding sequence TTGCAGATATACAACTCCCTGACCCGAACCAAAGAAGCATTTAAACCGCTGGATGAAAACCATGTGCGGATGTACGTCTGTGGTATGACAGTCTATGACCTCTGCCACATTGGTCATGCCAGAACAGTTACGGCTTTTGACGTGGTTTCCCGCTACCTGAGAGCCAAGGGTTACCACCTGACTTATATTCGTAATATCACCGATATTGATGACAAGATTATTCGTCGCTCCATTGAAAACGGTGAAACCATTGATGTACTGACAGATCGCATGATCGCAGCCATGCGTGAAGACTTTCAACGTCTGGGTAATCTGGAGCCTGATCAGGAGCCCAGGGCGACCGAGCACGTAGAAGGTATGATCGAGATGATCAGCGACCTGGTTGAAAAAGGGTTTGCTTACGCACCGGGTAACGGCGACGTGTATTTCCGGGTTCGCAAATTCGAGGGTTACGGCAAGCTGTCTGGCAAGATTCTGGAAGAGCTGGAAGCCGGGGCCCGTATCGAAGTCGATGAGCAAAAAGAAGACCCCATGGACTTTGTGCTCTGGAAAGGTGCCAAAGCAGGCGAGCCGAGCTGGAATTCTCCTTGGGGCCATGGCCGTCCTGGTTGGCACATTGAGTGCTCGGTTATGGGTAAATGCTGTCTGGGAGAAACCTTTGATATTCATGGCGGCGGTTCGGATCTCAAGTTCCCTCACCATGAAAACGAGATTGCCCAGAGTGAAGCGGCCAATGGCCAGACCTTCGTCAATACCTGGATGCACTCGGGGGCGATTCGCATTGATAATGTGAAAATGTCCAAGAGTCTGGGTAACTTCTTTACGATTCGTGAAGTACTGGATAAGTACCCGGACGAAGTCGTGCGTTACTTCCTGATCTCCAGCCATTACCGCAGCCCGATCAATTACTCGGAAGACAGCCTGAAAGAAGCAGCTGTTCGTCTTGAGCGTCTGTACACGGCGCTGAAAGGTCTGGATATAACCGGTGTCAGTGCAGCTGAAGGCACTCGTTTTGAAGAAAAATTCATGACTTCCATGGATGATGATTTCAATACACCGGAAGCCTTGGCGTCTCTGTTTGAGCTGGTGCGTGAACTGAATACCGTTCGTGCCGAAGACGAAAAGAAAGCATTACCGCTGGCAGCCCTGCTGATTAAACTGGGTGGCATTCTGGGTATTCTACAGGGTGATGCTGAGTCGTTCCTGAAGTCCGGTGCGGAAGTGGATGAAGCCTGGATTGAAGCAATGATACAAAAGCGCAAAGATGCCAAGAAGGCGCGTGACTTCGCGGAAGCGGATCGAATCCGTGAAGAGCTGGCCAGTCAGGGAATTATCTTGCAGGACAGTCGTGAGGGCACCACCTGGCGTATCGAACGCTGA
- a CDS encoding damage-inducible protein J translates to MTESQGQTISDACRELTEQLADQQRKKISQEAWLTKQVNLAFEKLHSHKSHFIDHDAAKIEMIKRKAKIRKRGSR, encoded by the coding sequence ATGACTGAAAGCCAAGGGCAAACTATTAGTGATGCCTGTCGAGAACTTACGGAACAACTTGCCGATCAGCAGAGAAAAAAAATATCGCAAGAAGCTTGGTTAACGAAACAAGTCAACTTGGCTTTTGAGAAACTTCATTCTCATAAATCCCATTTTATAGATCATGACGCGGCCAAAATTGAAATGATAAAACGCAAGGCGAAAATTCGTAAGCGAGGCAGTCGTTGA
- a CDS encoding peptidylprolyl isomerase, translated as MAEQTATAPAQPAAEAVQPVDVVMKTSKGDMTIRLNPEQAPVTVKNFLTYVDKGFYKGLVFHRVMPGFMIQGGGMTADMSQKPTGAPIKNESDNGLRNSRGTIAMARTANPDSATSQFFINLVNNEFLNNRPGRPGYAVFGELIKGQEVMDAIASVKTGNRGPHANVPVEPVFILAVERVKEAQ; from the coding sequence ATGGCAGAACAAACAGCCACAGCTCCGGCCCAACCTGCGGCAGAAGCGGTTCAGCCTGTTGATGTGGTGATGAAGACCAGTAAGGGGGATATGACCATTCGTCTGAACCCTGAGCAAGCGCCGGTCACTGTGAAGAACTTTCTTACCTACGTAGACAAGGGGTTCTATAAAGGACTGGTTTTTCACCGGGTGATGCCCGGCTTTATGATTCAGGGCGGCGGCATGACCGCAGATATGAGTCAAAAGCCGACGGGGGCTCCTATTAAGAATGAGTCTGACAACGGTCTCAGGAACAGCCGTGGCACGATTGCTATGGCGAGAACCGCTAACCCGGACAGTGCCACCTCCCAGTTCTTTATCAATCTCGTCAATAATGAGTTTTTAAACAATCGTCCGGGTCGTCCGGGGTATGCTGTGTTTGGTGAGCTGATTAAAGGTCAGGAGGTGATGGATGCTATCGCCTCTGTGAAAACCGGGAATAGGGGGCCGCACGCCAATGTTCCTGTTGAGCCGGTCTTTATTCTGGCCGTTGAAAGAGTTAAAGAGGCACAATAA